The following proteins are encoded in a genomic region of Burkholderia cepacia:
- a CDS encoding CaiB/BaiF CoA transferase family protein encodes MHPLEGVTVIALEHAIAAPFCSRQLADLGARVIKIERPNAGDFARAYDERVSGMSSSFVWANRSKESLTLDLKQPVAHEVLMRLLAGADVFIQNLAPGAADRLGLDYETLSASFPDLIVCGISGYGPDGPYRDKKAYDLLIQSEAGLLSITGTPDSPAKAGCSIADIATGMYAYTNILSALFNRQRTGRGCRIDVSMLESMVEWMGFPMYYAIDGQPPPSRSGASHATIFPYGPFATGDGKTVILGLQHEREWKAFCSDVLDLPLLADDRRFASNSQRIEHRAELAALITETFSSLTAEELTNRLDAAGIANAHLNDMQEVWTHPQLAARNRWASVSTEKGLVPVLLPPGADASSPPALRAVPSLGEHTDAILGELGFTGSQIRQMRATSAI; translated from the coding sequence ATGCATCCGCTTGAAGGGGTTACCGTGATAGCGCTCGAGCACGCGATCGCGGCGCCATTCTGCTCGCGTCAGCTCGCGGATCTCGGCGCACGCGTGATCAAGATCGAGCGACCGAATGCAGGTGATTTCGCTCGTGCGTACGACGAGCGCGTATCGGGCATGTCTTCGAGCTTTGTCTGGGCGAACCGCTCCAAGGAGAGCCTGACGCTCGATCTGAAACAACCCGTCGCGCACGAAGTGCTGATGCGTCTCCTCGCCGGCGCCGACGTGTTTATCCAGAATCTTGCCCCTGGGGCCGCCGATCGCCTTGGTCTCGACTACGAAACCCTGAGCGCGAGCTTTCCCGATCTCATCGTCTGCGGGATCTCGGGCTATGGTCCGGACGGGCCCTATCGCGACAAGAAGGCCTACGATCTGCTGATCCAGAGCGAAGCGGGTCTCCTGTCGATCACAGGCACGCCGGATTCGCCTGCAAAGGCGGGATGTTCGATCGCCGACATTGCGACTGGAATGTATGCGTACACGAACATCCTCTCTGCGCTGTTCAACCGTCAAAGGACCGGGCGCGGGTGCCGTATCGACGTTTCGATGCTCGAATCGATGGTCGAGTGGATGGGTTTCCCGATGTATTACGCCATCGACGGCCAGCCCCCGCCTTCGCGATCAGGCGCATCCCACGCGACGATTTTCCCGTACGGGCCGTTCGCCACCGGAGATGGGAAGACGGTCATCCTCGGTTTGCAGCATGAACGGGAATGGAAGGCGTTCTGCAGCGATGTGCTCGATCTTCCGCTGCTCGCCGATGACCGTCGGTTCGCATCGAACTCGCAACGTATCGAGCATCGCGCGGAGCTGGCCGCCCTCATCACGGAAACCTTTTCGTCCCTGACCGCGGAAGAATTGACCAATCGGCTGGACGCGGCCGGCATTGCAAATGCACATCTGAACGACATGCAGGAAGTGTGGACGCATCCGCAGCTTGCGGCCCGGAATCGCTGGGCAAGTGTCTCGACTGAAAAAGGGCTCGTCCCGGTTCTCCTGCCGCCTGGCGCGGATGCGTCCAGCCCGCCTGCGCTGCGTGCCGTTCCATCGCTCGGTGAGCACACCGATGCAATCTTGGGAGAGCTTGGCTTCACCGGCAGCCAGATTCGGCAAATGCGCGCAACGAGCGCAATCTGA
- a CDS encoding 2-hydroxycarboxylate transporter family protein — MNETTKVRGVYVQQAASRDREIGRVSRLSGIGEAWRKLMNVRIGVIPLPVHIVLAFSIFAFAAMGKLSAELAPMIACLAVCGFTCFELGNRIPVFRSIGGPVILSTILPSYLVFSKVLPLALLKPISEFWKSANILYLFIACIIVGSILSMDRKVLIGGFLRIFAPLAAGSIVAIMVGGAVGTLLGMDPFHTVFFVVIPVMAGGVGEGVIPLTLGYAALLNRPAGELLAQALPAVMLGNICAIVFSGLLDTLGKRYPALTGNGQLMRAGDDALTGGNVGQDDTRVDIADIAAAGLIAVCLYFLGMLSQSAFGLPGPVAMLTLAVAAKIGYVFSPSLERGAGFVYRFFAKAVTYPLLFAVGVVITPWQKIVDAFNVPTILTIVATVASLMGVGFFVGHRMKMFPIDVAIVTGTHSGMGGTGDVAILGAANRMRLMPFAQIATRIGGAITITISLLVLARIV; from the coding sequence ATGAATGAAACCACGAAAGTCCGAGGAGTCTATGTTCAGCAAGCCGCAAGCCGGGATCGCGAAATCGGGCGTGTTTCGCGCCTGAGCGGGATTGGCGAAGCGTGGCGCAAGCTGATGAACGTGCGAATTGGAGTCATTCCTCTACCCGTTCACATCGTGCTTGCGTTCTCCATATTCGCTTTCGCGGCAATGGGCAAGCTATCGGCCGAACTCGCGCCGATGATTGCCTGTCTCGCGGTTTGCGGCTTTACCTGTTTCGAGCTCGGCAACCGCATTCCGGTATTCCGCAGCATCGGCGGGCCGGTCATTCTGTCGACCATCCTGCCGTCGTACCTGGTGTTCTCGAAGGTGCTGCCGCTCGCGCTGCTGAAGCCGATATCCGAGTTCTGGAAATCCGCCAACATCCTCTATCTGTTCATCGCCTGCATCATCGTCGGAAGCATCTTGAGCATGGACCGCAAGGTGTTGATCGGCGGATTCCTGCGGATCTTCGCACCGCTCGCGGCGGGGTCGATCGTGGCGATCATGGTGGGTGGAGCGGTAGGGACGCTGCTCGGCATGGATCCGTTTCATACGGTCTTCTTCGTCGTGATTCCGGTGATGGCCGGCGGCGTCGGCGAGGGCGTCATTCCGCTGACGCTCGGTTACGCCGCTCTGCTGAATCGTCCGGCCGGCGAATTGCTTGCCCAGGCCCTGCCGGCCGTGATGCTCGGCAACATCTGCGCGATCGTCTTTTCGGGCCTGCTCGACACGCTCGGCAAGCGATATCCCGCTCTGACGGGAAACGGGCAATTGATGCGCGCCGGAGACGACGCGCTGACCGGCGGCAACGTCGGCCAAGACGACACGCGAGTCGATATCGCGGACATCGCCGCGGCCGGCCTGATTGCGGTGTGCCTGTATTTCCTCGGGATGCTCTCGCAAAGCGCATTCGGTTTGCCGGGGCCGGTCGCGATGTTGACGCTCGCGGTCGCCGCCAAGATCGGATACGTGTTCTCTCCGTCTCTCGAGCGAGGCGCAGGATTCGTCTACCGGTTTTTTGCGAAGGCCGTCACGTATCCGCTCCTCTTTGCCGTCGGGGTAGTCATCACGCCGTGGCAAAAGATCGTCGACGCCTTCAACGTTCCCACGATCCTTACCATCGTCGCAACCGTCGCCTCATTGATGGGTGTGGGCTTCTTCGTCGGACATCGCATGAAGATGTTCCCGATAGACGTCGCGATCGTCACGGGGACGCATAGTGGAATGGGCGGCACAGGAGACGTCGCGATACTTGGCGCGGCGAATCGGATGCGTTTGATGCCGTTCGCCCAGATCGCAACCCGCATCGGCGGCGCGATCACGATCACGATCAGCCTTCTCGTGCTCGCCCGGATCGTCTGA